Proteins from a genomic interval of Clostridium sp. AN503:
- a CDS encoding TetR/AcrR family transcriptional regulator, which produces MAKKSLEKRNLILERAEQVFSKKGFSAVTMKDIIDACNISRGGIYLYFNSTDEIFMEVIKSHHQTCMQKTKHNIYDLQDFQTVVNAYFENLEQEMINVKGSLKLAMIEFFIAHKAETDNNFFVKAMDGLKTPILEILSLGKKLQEISYDNLSEVADLVFYWQIGLEEIMLSTNVPIENLYLQIDLMKKLIFTGHLEGVVKNERNI; this is translated from the coding sequence GTGGCTAAAAAGTCATTGGAAAAACGAAATCTAATTTTAGAGCGTGCAGAACAAGTGTTCAGCAAAAAAGGTTTTTCAGCCGTTACCATGAAAGACATCATAGATGCTTGTAATATTAGCCGAGGGGGAATTTATCTTTATTTTAATTCAACAGACGAAATATTTATGGAGGTAATAAAATCACATCATCAGACCTGTATGCAAAAAACCAAGCATAACATTTATGATCTCCAAGATTTTCAGACAGTAGTTAATGCTTATTTTGAAAATCTGGAACAAGAAATGATAAATGTTAAAGGCAGTTTGAAATTGGCTATGATTGAGTTTTTCATAGCGCATAAAGCAGAAACCGATAATAATTTTTTCGTAAAGGCAATGGACGGATTAAAAACCCCTATTCTCGAAATATTATCTTTAGGAAAAAAACTACAAGAGATTTCCTATGATAATCTATCCGAAGTAGCGGATTTAGTTTTTTATTGGCAAATAGGTCTTGAGGAAATAATGCTTTCTACAAATGTACCGATAGAGAATTTGTACTTGCAAATTGATTTAATGAAAAAGTTGATATTTACAGGGCATTTAGAGGGAGTTGTTAAAAATGAAAGAAATATTTGA
- a CDS encoding nitroreductase family protein produces the protein MKEIFERRSIRKYQSRTIPFEVLKKIIYAALKAPSAKNRQPWKFIVLTSEAKEKFVSIMRQGIEKEENTKSLLPNSGSYIAGAKHTTTIMAQASALIVICNPTGHSLYENLTLEEKIYERADIQSIGAAIQNMLLEATALGIGTLWICDTYFAYDDLKNYFGDKGEIIAAVALGYPAENPSERPRKSFEEMAVMPCLQK, from the coding sequence ATGAAAGAAATATTTGAACGTAGAAGCATACGGAAATACCAAAGCAGAACTATTCCTTTTGAAGTATTAAAGAAAATAATTTATGCAGCTCTTAAAGCTCCGTCAGCTAAAAACAGACAACCTTGGAAGTTTATTGTTTTAACTTCCGAAGCAAAGGAAAAATTTGTGAGCATAATGCGCCAAGGAATAGAAAAAGAAGAAAACACTAAATCGCTTTTGCCCAATAGCGGTAGTTATATTGCAGGTGCTAAACATACCACTACGATTATGGCGCAGGCTTCGGCTTTAATTGTAATATGCAATCCCACAGGACATTCATTATACGAAAATTTGACGCTTGAAGAAAAGATTTATGAGCGCGCGGATATTCAGTCAATCGGTGCTGCAATCCAAAATATGCTGTTAGAAGCAACCGCATTAGGAATAGGAACATTATGGATTTGCGATACATATTTTGCCTATGATGATTTGAAAAATTATTTTGGAGATAAAGGCGAAATAATTGCAGCAGTTGCATTAGGCTACCCCGCCGAAAATCCTTCTGAACGACCAAGAAAAAGTTTTGAAGAAATGGCTGTTATGCCCTGTTTGCAAAAGTAA
- a CDS encoding cysteine-rich KTR domain-containing protein: MNDQEKVLKKWLLCPVCKSKTRIKLREDTILENFPLFCPKCKQETLIKVKPFNISVITEPDAQTQSR; the protein is encoded by the coding sequence CTGAACGACCAAGAAAAAGTTTTGAAGAAATGGCTGTTATGCCCTGTTTGCAAAAGTAAGACGCGGATAAAGTTGCGAGAAGATACGATACTTGAAAATTTCCCGCTGTTTTGTCCAAAGTGTAAGCAGGAAACCTTAATCAAAGTAAAGCCATTCAATATATCCGTTATCACAGAGCCAGACGCACAGACGCAGAGCCGATAA
- a CDS encoding Lrp/AsnC family transcriptional regulator — translation MDDIDRKILKLLQENARISLKAIAESTFLSSPAVSARIDKLEREGFISGYHAVVDPMKLGYHIIAFINLNVLPEDKPKFYAYAESIPNVLECSCVTGDYSMLLKVAFQSTVELDVFIGELQKYGKTSTQIVFSTHVGPRGVQM, via the coding sequence ATGGATGACATCGACAGAAAAATATTAAAGCTTCTCCAGGAAAACGCGAGGATATCTCTGAAAGCCATAGCAGAGAGTACGTTTTTGTCATCTCCAGCAGTATCTGCCAGGATTGATAAACTGGAGCGGGAAGGTTTCATTTCGGGCTATCATGCCGTTGTGGACCCGATGAAGCTGGGGTATCACATCATTGCGTTTATCAATCTGAACGTGCTGCCGGAGGATAAGCCCAAGTTCTATGCTTATGCGGAAAGTATTCCCAATGTGCTGGAGTGCAGCTGTGTGACCGGGGATTATTCCATGCTGCTGAAGGTGGCGTTTCAGAGTACCGTAGAATTGGATGTGTTTATCGGGGAGCTGCAGAAGTATGGGAAGACCAGTACGCAGATCGTGTTTTCTACCCATGTGGGGCCGCGGGGGGTGCAAATGTAA
- the dapF gene encoding diaminopimelate epimerase — MKFTKMQGIGNDYVYVNCFEEQVENPGRISEFISNRHFGIGSDGLILICPSDKADCRMRMFNEDGSEGSMCGNGVRCVGKYVYDHGIVDKTRISVETLGGIKYLELHVEDGKVASVKVDMGVPELTSRLPEDITVGGQAYQFTGISVGNPHAVYFQEGIDSLDLEKIGPSFENHERFPDRVNSEFIEVLDRTHLKMRVWERGSGETQACGTGATASAVAAIMLGLAEDTVEVQLRGGSLTIHWDRESGHVYMTGPAVEVYSGEIDLSFLENTTTETQAE; from the coding sequence ATGAAATTTACCAAAATGCAGGGAATTGGCAATGATTATGTATACGTCAACTGTTTTGAGGAGCAGGTGGAGAATCCGGGCCGGATTTCGGAATTTATCAGCAACCGTCATTTCGGGATCGGTTCAGACGGGCTTATCCTGATCTGTCCGTCTGACAAGGCGGACTGCAGGATGCGTATGTTTAATGAGGATGGCAGCGAGGGCTCTATGTGTGGGAATGGTGTCCGGTGTGTGGGCAAGTATGTCTATGACCACGGGATCGTGGATAAGACCAGGATATCGGTGGAGACCCTGGGCGGTATCAAATATTTAGAGCTGCATGTGGAGGATGGAAAGGTTGCGTCTGTGAAGGTAGACATGGGCGTGCCGGAGCTGACCAGCCGGCTGCCGGAGGATATTACGGTGGGCGGGCAGGCTTATCAGTTTACCGGGATCAGCGTTGGGAATCCCCATGCGGTGTACTTCCAGGAGGGGATCGACAGCCTGGATCTGGAAAAGATCGGACCGTCCTTCGAGAACCATGAGCGGTTCCCAGACCGGGTGAACTCAGAATTTATCGAGGTGCTGGACAGAACCCATTTGAAAATGCGCGTCTGGGAACGTGGCAGCGGAGAGACTCAGGCCTGCGGCACGGGAGCCACAGCCAGTGCAGTCGCGGCGATCATGCTGGGGCTGGCTGAGGATACTGTGGAGGTACAGCTAAGAGGCGGCAGCCTTACGATCCACTGGGACCGGGAGAGCGGACATGTGTATATGACGGGACCGGCAGTGGAGGTGTACAGCGGTGAGATCGACCTTTCTTTTTTAGAAAACACCACAACGGAAACTCAAGCAGAATAA
- a CDS encoding response regulator: protein MIVAFSKPEDAKSIKNILMRSGFQVIAACTSGAQALSLAEDLSSGIIVCGYRMADMLFTELHEYMPPKFNMLMVGSPSKWAAQMPDDMICLPMPLKVHDLVSTLEMMVQAQSRRRKRQRQQPKQRNEEERVLLAQAKNLLMERNSMTEEEAHRYIQKCSMDSGTNLVETAQMVISLINI, encoded by the coding sequence GTGATCGTGGCATTTTCAAAACCGGAGGATGCTAAAAGCATAAAGAATATACTGATGAGAAGCGGGTTTCAAGTAATCGCCGCCTGCACTTCCGGCGCCCAGGCGCTGTCGCTGGCAGAGGATTTAAGCAGTGGGATCATCGTATGCGGATACCGTATGGCGGATATGCTTTTTACGGAGCTGCATGAATATATGCCGCCAAAGTTCAATATGCTTATGGTTGGATCTCCCAGCAAATGGGCGGCCCAGATGCCGGATGACATGATCTGTCTTCCGATGCCGCTGAAGGTCCATGATCTGGTCAGCACTCTGGAGATGATGGTGCAGGCACAGTCGCGGAGGCGCAAGAGACAGCGCCAGCAGCCGAAACAGCGGAATGAAGAGGAGCGCGTTCTGCTTGCACAGGCCAAGAACCTTTTGATGGAGCGCAATAGCATGACGGAGGAGGAGGCGCACCGGTACATACAGAAATGCAGTATGGACAGCGGGACCAATCTGGTTGAGACTGCCCAGATGGTGATCAGCCTGATCAATATTTAG
- the glnA gene encoding type I glutamate--ammonia ligase: MSNYSKEDIIRMVEEEDVEFIRLQFTDIFGMLKNVAITASQLEKALDNRCMFDGSAIEGFVRIEESDMYLYPDYDTFEIFPWRPQQGKVARLVCDVYRPNGEPFEGDPRYVLKKVLKEASDMGYTFHVGPECEFFLFHTDDDGKPTTETHETAGYFDVAPIDMAENVRRDIVLNLEEMGFGVEASHHEIAPAQHEIDLEYMEGLNAADNIMTFKMAVKAIAKRHGLHATFMPKPKAGVNGSGMHINMSLADKSGHNAFIDESDTLGLSRVAYQFMAGILTHIREITILTNPLVNSYKRLVPGYDAPVYIAWSASANRSPLIRIPSSRGSSTRIELRCPDTAVNPYLALAACLAAGLDGIKNEMVPPASVDNNIFAMSEDEMRLRGIEQLPETLGEALEAFERSVFVRELLGKHIYTKYLEAKNSEWKKFRAEVTDWEVEEYLYKY; encoded by the coding sequence ATGAGTAATTATAGCAAGGAAGACATCATCCGCATGGTGGAAGAGGAGGACGTAGAGTTTATACGCCTTCAGTTTACGGACATTTTCGGCATGCTGAAAAATGTGGCGATTACGGCGAGCCAGCTGGAGAAGGCTCTGGATAACCGCTGTATGTTTGATGGCTCTGCTATCGAGGGATTTGTCCGGATCGAGGAGTCTGACATGTATCTGTATCCTGATTACGACACCTTTGAGATATTCCCATGGAGGCCGCAGCAGGGCAAGGTGGCTCGCCTGGTCTGTGATGTCTACCGCCCTAACGGGGAGCCGTTTGAGGGAGACCCCAGATATGTACTGAAAAAAGTTTTGAAGGAAGCGTCCGACATGGGATATACCTTTCATGTGGGGCCGGAGTGCGAGTTCTTCCTGTTCCACACGGATGACGACGGGAAGCCGACTACCGAGACCCATGAGACTGCCGGATACTTCGACGTGGCGCCTATTGATATGGCGGAGAACGTGCGCCGGGATATTGTTCTGAACTTAGAGGAGATGGGCTTTGGTGTGGAGGCGTCCCACCATGAGATCGCTCCGGCCCAGCATGAGATCGATCTGGAATATATGGAAGGTTTAAATGCCGCGGACAATATCATGACCTTCAAGATGGCGGTAAAGGCGATCGCGAAACGCCACGGGCTTCATGCGACCTTTATGCCGAAGCCGAAGGCGGGGGTCAATGGTTCCGGCATGCATATCAATATGTCCCTGGCAGATAAGAGCGGTCATAATGCCTTTATCGACGAGAGCGATACTCTGGGGCTGAGCCGGGTGGCGTATCAGTTTATGGCGGGGATTTTAACGCATATCAGGGAGATCACGATCCTGACCAATCCCCTGGTCAATTCCTACAAGCGTCTCGTTCCGGGGTATGACGCGCCGGTTTATATTGCATGGTCGGCCTCAGCCAACCGCAGTCCATTGATACGGATCCCGTCATCAAGGGGGAGCAGTACGCGGATCGAGCTTCGATGCCCTGATACGGCTGTGAACCCGTACCTGGCGCTGGCGGCATGTCTGGCGGCGGGGCTGGATGGGATCAAGAATGAGATGGTACCGCCGGCAAGCGTTGACAACAATATTTTCGCCATGTCTGAAGATGAGATGCGGCTGCGCGGCATTGAACAGCTTCCGGAAACGCTGGGGGAGGCACTGGAGGCATTTGAGCGAAGTGTGTTTGTTCGGGAACTGCTGGGAAAACATATTTATACGAAGTATCTGGAGGCAAAGAACTCAGAATGGAAGAAGTTTCGGGCAGAAGTGACCGACTGGGAAGTGGAGGAGTATTTGTATAAATACTAG
- a CDS encoding GNAT family N-acetyltransferase, which translates to MEIRYMISADDRMEISKIYEESWKYAYKGIIPQDNLDSIPKGRWSTNLDNPNWKTLICIDDGKIVGTSSFCKSRFKQFPDWGEIISIYLLPNYMGKGYGKTLMKSTLSELKRLGYKNIFLWVLEENIRARHFYEQFGFSPTNDFINDNIGGKELREIRYVYK; encoded by the coding sequence ATGGAAATTCGATATATGATATCTGCCGATGATAGAATGGAGATAAGTAAGATATATGAAGAAAGTTGGAAATATGCATATAAAGGCATAATACCTCAAGACAATCTTGATTCGATTCCTAAAGGACGCTGGTCGACAAACTTAGATAACCCAAACTGGAAAACATTGATTTGCATTGACGATGGCAAAATTGTGGGAACAAGCAGTTTTTGTAAATCCCGTTTTAAGCAGTTTCCCGACTGGGGTGAGATTATATCAATATATCTGCTGCCGAATTATATGGGTAAAGGTTATGGAAAAACTCTTATGAAGTCCACTCTTTCAGAATTGAAAAGGCTGGGATATAAAAATATCTTTTTATGGGTACTGGAAGAAAACATCAGAGCACGGCATTTTTATGAACAATTTGGTTTTTCACCGACTAATGATTTTATAAATGATAATATCGGGGGGAAAGAATTGCGGGAAATCCGATATGTTTACAAATAA